The Cohnella abietis genome has a segment encoding these proteins:
- a CDS encoding NADP-dependent oxidoreductase, with amino-acid sequence MKAMIIERYGKNVPLIMADRPTPNIGEHDVLVEIYAASLNPIDFKIKEGKAKFLLKYDLPLILGNDFSGVVIKVGKLVNAFKPGDEVYGRPRKSRIGTLAEYIAIHEDDISLKPRNLSFEEAASIPLVGLTTYQAFYYILKLQKGQRILIHAGSGGVGTFAIQLAKLMGAYVATTASDKGYNLVKSLGADQIINYKTENFEELLKDYDAVYDTLGGAALDKSFQVLKPNGKIVSISGLPNSRFGKEAKLGWLKTAILSIVSRKITALEKKSHAEYHFLFMKPSGAQLKIIKEFIEEGHIIPVIDKVFNLQDAGQSFHYLESGRAKGKVVIKIK; translated from the coding sequence ATGAAGGCTATGATCATTGAGAGATACGGAAAAAATGTTCCCTTAATAATGGCTGATAGACCGACGCCTAATATCGGAGAGCATGATGTGTTAGTAGAAATATATGCAGCCAGCTTAAACCCTATCGATTTCAAAATAAAGGAGGGAAAAGCTAAATTCCTGCTAAAGTATGACTTACCTTTAATTTTGGGAAATGATTTCTCTGGGGTAGTCATCAAGGTTGGTAAACTCGTGAACGCATTTAAACCCGGTGATGAAGTATATGGAAGACCTCGCAAAAGCAGGATCGGAACATTAGCTGAATATATTGCCATTCATGAAGATGATATTTCTCTGAAGCCACGGAACTTAAGCTTTGAAGAAGCGGCATCAATACCACTGGTCGGGCTTACGACTTACCAAGCCTTTTATTATATTTTGAAGCTTCAAAAAGGACAAAGGATTTTGATTCATGCAGGATCAGGAGGCGTAGGCACCTTCGCTATCCAACTAGCCAAGCTAATGGGCGCTTATGTCGCTACTACTGCAAGCGATAAAGGTTATAATTTGGTCAAATCACTGGGTGCCGATCAAATCATTAATTATAAAACAGAGAATTTTGAAGAGCTGCTTAAGGACTATGACGCGGTGTACGATACTTTAGGAGGAGCAGCCTTGGATAAATCATTCCAAGTACTGAAACCAAACGGAAAAATAGTATCGATCTCCGGCCTGCCCAACTCGAGATTTGGTAAAGAAGCAAAATTAGGTTGGCTGAAGACGGCCATTCTATCCATAGTGAGCCGTAAGATCACAGCTCTCGAGAAGAAAAGCCACGCGGAATATCATTTCCTCTTTATGAAACCTAGTGGAGCGCAATTAAAGATAATAAAGGAGTTTATAGAAGAGGGTCACATCATTCCCGTTATTGATAAAGTGTTTAATTTACAAGATGCAGGGCAATCGTTTCATTACCTTGAAAGTGGAAGAGCTAAAGGAAAGGTAGTCATAAAAATAAAGTAA
- a CDS encoding ArsR/SmtB family transcription factor produces the protein MSQNVEHIVQQFKESIPLLDVLTDEKRQAIILLLAQHKSGLNVNTIAEHINLSRPAVSHHLKVLRQSGYVSFEKKSVENYYILTLRKPLEQLKSLIAVIEAQCNSSLQSSIE, from the coding sequence ATGAGCCAAAACGTGGAGCACATTGTACAGCAATTCAAAGAATCTATCCCGTTGCTGGATGTACTGACTGACGAAAAACGTCAAGCCATCATTTTGCTTCTTGCACAACATAAAAGTGGACTTAATGTTAATACTATAGCGGAGCATATTAATTTGTCCCGGCCTGCTGTCTCCCATCATTTGAAGGTGTTAAGACAGTCTGGCTATGTTAGCTTCGAAAAAAAGAGCGTAGAAAATTACTATATCTTAACTCTCCGCAAACCGTTAGAACAGCTTAAATCTTTAATTGCGGTTATTGAAGCTCAATGTAACAGCTCTTTGCAATCTTCAATAGAATAA
- a CDS encoding S-layer homology domain-containing protein — protein MLVVLLAISGLATPMTVKTASAAAPAAIPSQIAISIAGGAEEGKSAMSFNWLTDLTVNNSVIVYGKSSNLADGVIKNATMSTPAAANIIPVNKQTNFKAINSFNVVIQDLIPETKYYYKVGNDSNGYSAIASFTAPANPNDKKPFSFVVSPDTQGTSVSTYDNTKKLYDYIKANEQDAAFLIHNGDIVEDASYSDYWQYFFDAADNLLSTLPIMATPGNHDSATYDQNLVQINARFNYSSLRQPSGLSPAAAGTVYSFEYGDALFISLNSNASTADNNIQYKFLADETAATTKAWKILNMHAGPYDPGSSHYTLDNVTGKKLTDAGVDLVLTGHEHAYARSTLRTTSTAAGAGSVEKAKFGEAPTYVIGGSVYNYGYSLDARDSSSWNDFFYDLRINKTGTGGGAIYSPGVYSKVEVTSNSIIYKAYYKATGSENPFRVIDTFTITKSGDKITQPIGGGKAPTSTTFMFDSFKQEVGKYIARFNWVTPVTTKETQLYYAKKSDFESNGGKFTNVIVGTNNTVDLSSNIANANYNSAGTSYSVAAIQSHKAETTVLDPGTEYVYSVGDGSRNVTNVVSPASFSTPASNLDTFNFTWISDSQQNSSSYDATLNLYTQHAQKALNQAFVDFPDASFVMSSGDQVNFGFDTWEWDAFFEANADTFARVPLYMATGNHEYDGAGNSWAPNNSWNSVDPTLQNLLGRQNPPKNGASYYGGGDGTQRMVAGIDKLQYESSNYYYIYGDTLFLVMDYQDQSTPSQIKAQEDWMKSVVKQNPTKWRVAVFHKSLFGYRMATPVLSWTNAFDQAGIDVVLMGHDHVYVRTNLFANGASIDPQAYGDGTTYITNYSSNNDRRGGLYTKDPTKVAYVDVRAVGPGYANISISPTEIRVTSKGYDTDGVLVMGDTNALVTNKPRTPNLSGWIYPAVPQDTNEFTIKSVAVTGIAKEGQTLSAAVTPSSATATFRWERSTDGSSWTAITGETSSNYKIKTADVSMYLRSVATGTLFYNGVATSSATAKVTPLGGNSAVTVKIKTANDLVAISAGFGTSAYPVDGKYELSADIDMNDVTFSAIGGGTTATPFIGTFNGRGYTIRNLKISSSNNNTGFFAYLGAGSRVVNLKLVNVDITGSNSTGAIAGTSSGTIENSYVDGKVTGSGYTGGIVGLLYAGTLQNSFVSAEVSGKTVGGLIGGTNYNNSGSPISKPDTTTGNVIINNFVKGTVTGLVGGQYFAAVVGDMGGSSGSLLKTLNGNIVTNTVNEVTPGKIAGYWSGSRPIIDSNQVNYYDSSKLTTSGLPSSISPVFVGKTASDLAQKTAFEALGWDFTIAWDWDAIKNVPVPKTIIIGGEEEDEFALTVDGGTITVDGNAVDSPVQIKEDSQVTVSATVPEGQRFVRWTATGLTNESYTANPLTFTMPVNQVTLKAEYENITIINVDLSDLMVGGTTVSGFSANTTSYTVNVPNNQSSLTVTAIAVDAKATVAIAGGDNLVVGDNTVTVTVTAEDGETTKVYTIIVKRAAAQGGGGIVTPVQDNKQTLPAGTGGTAQFTNNAVTITVPAGATEKQLTITVDKVLNTSQLLSNKDVLLSPVYEILKSFTENFLKPITLTITFDPKTIGANQIASLFYYDEAKKGWVEIGGKVSGDRITAEVNHFTKFAVFAVDTKVEESPENKPEENVEVKFSDIAGHWAEASIKQVAAQGIVGGYADGTFKPKSEVTRAEFAVLLARMLKLQGNGAALKFTDNSSIGAWAKQEIAQAVQAGIVNGYGDGSFRPNAKISRAEMVAMIANALGLAKKANAVTAFADDAEIPAWTKAAVAATVENGIVQGVSGNKFAPKQTATRAEAAVVLLKALAFASK, from the coding sequence ATGTTAGTGGTGCTTTTAGCTATTTCTGGACTTGCAACGCCAATGACAGTAAAGACAGCATCGGCAGCAGCACCTGCGGCAATTCCGTCACAAATTGCAATAAGTATAGCTGGGGGCGCAGAAGAAGGTAAATCGGCGATGAGTTTTAATTGGTTAACTGATCTGACGGTGAACAATTCAGTAATTGTTTACGGTAAATCATCTAACTTAGCTGATGGTGTAATCAAAAACGCCACAATGAGTACTCCAGCTGCTGCAAATATTATTCCAGTGAATAAACAAACTAACTTTAAAGCAATTAATTCCTTTAATGTTGTTATTCAGGATCTTATCCCTGAAACAAAGTATTATTATAAAGTTGGTAACGATAGCAACGGATATAGCGCTATCGCTAGCTTTACCGCACCTGCGAATCCTAACGATAAGAAGCCGTTCTCTTTTGTTGTCAGCCCTGATACACAGGGAACATCTGTAAGTACATATGACAACACAAAAAAGTTATACGACTATATTAAGGCGAATGAACAAGATGCTGCGTTTCTTATCCATAATGGCGATATAGTAGAGGATGCGAGTTATTCTGACTATTGGCAGTATTTCTTTGATGCAGCTGATAATCTTTTGAGTACACTGCCAATCATGGCAACCCCTGGGAATCATGACAGTGCAACCTATGACCAAAATCTCGTACAGATTAACGCTAGATTTAACTATTCATCTTTACGTCAACCAAGTGGTCTGTCTCCAGCTGCTGCTGGCACAGTATATTCCTTTGAATACGGAGACGCTTTGTTTATTTCTCTAAATTCTAATGCTTCTACAGCAGACAACAATATTCAATATAAATTTTTGGCAGACGAAACTGCAGCAACGACTAAGGCATGGAAAATCTTAAATATGCATGCAGGCCCCTATGATCCGGGTTCAAGTCACTACACACTTGACAATGTGACAGGAAAAAAACTTACCGATGCTGGCGTCGATCTGGTACTCACCGGTCATGAGCATGCCTATGCCAGATCTACATTAAGGACAACCTCAACTGCAGCAGGCGCAGGAAGCGTTGAAAAGGCAAAATTCGGCGAAGCGCCTACCTATGTTATAGGCGGATCAGTATACAATTATGGTTACAGCCTGGACGCTCGGGACAGCTCATCCTGGAATGACTTTTTTTATGACCTTCGCATCAACAAAACGGGTACAGGTGGGGGAGCCATTTATTCACCCGGTGTGTACAGTAAAGTGGAGGTTACGAGCAATTCGATAATCTATAAAGCGTACTATAAAGCGACAGGCTCTGAAAATCCTTTCCGTGTTATCGATACATTCACTATTACCAAATCAGGGGATAAGATTACCCAGCCGATCGGCGGCGGTAAAGCGCCTACCTCCACAACATTCATGTTCGACTCCTTTAAACAAGAGGTAGGCAAGTATATTGCGCGCTTTAACTGGGTAACGCCAGTAACAACTAAGGAAACGCAGCTCTATTATGCTAAAAAATCAGATTTTGAAAGCAATGGCGGAAAGTTTACAAATGTTATTGTGGGAACGAATAACACTGTAGACCTTTCAAGCAACATTGCAAATGCGAACTATAACAGTGCTGGAACGTCATACTCAGTAGCGGCGATCCAAAGTCATAAGGCAGAGACGACCGTTCTTGATCCGGGTACAGAATATGTATACAGCGTTGGCGACGGTTCAAGGAATGTGACGAACGTTGTATCTCCGGCCAGCTTTAGCACGCCTGCCAGCAATCTCGACACATTTAACTTTACTTGGATTTCCGACTCTCAGCAAAATTCATCCAGCTATGATGCAACCCTTAATCTTTATACTCAACATGCCCAAAAAGCGCTTAATCAGGCATTTGTTGATTTTCCGGATGCTTCATTTGTAATGAGCTCGGGAGACCAAGTCAACTTTGGGTTCGACACCTGGGAGTGGGACGCTTTTTTTGAGGCGAATGCAGATACCTTTGCGCGTGTACCGCTTTACATGGCGACAGGAAACCATGAGTACGATGGTGCAGGCAACAGCTGGGCACCGAACAATAGCTGGAACTCGGTAGACCCCACGCTGCAAAATCTATTAGGACGCCAAAACCCTCCTAAAAATGGCGCGTCCTATTACGGTGGCGGCGACGGTACGCAGCGAATGGTTGCGGGAATTGACAAATTACAGTATGAGTCAAGCAACTACTATTATATTTATGGCGACACGCTATTCTTAGTAATGGACTATCAGGATCAGAGCACCCCCTCGCAAATTAAAGCGCAGGAAGACTGGATGAAGTCAGTCGTGAAGCAAAACCCGACTAAGTGGCGAGTTGCGGTATTTCACAAATCTCTTTTCGGATATCGGATGGCAACCCCTGTATTATCCTGGACAAACGCTTTTGATCAAGCAGGAATTGATGTGGTGCTTATGGGACACGACCATGTTTATGTCCGCACCAATCTCTTTGCGAATGGGGCAAGCATTGATCCACAGGCTTACGGCGACGGTACCACCTATATCACTAACTATTCTTCCAATAATGACAGACGTGGAGGCTTATACACGAAAGACCCTACTAAAGTTGCTTATGTCGATGTAAGAGCAGTAGGGCCTGGATATGCCAATATTTCTATTTCACCAACGGAAATTAGGGTGACAAGCAAGGGATATGATACCGATGGCGTACTGGTAATGGGGGATACTAACGCACTTGTTACCAACAAGCCGCGTACACCCAATTTGTCCGGATGGATTTATCCTGCGGTTCCACAGGACACTAACGAGTTTACAATAAAGAGTGTTGCCGTTACAGGGATTGCTAAAGAAGGACAAACCCTGAGTGCAGCCGTTACTCCATCAAGCGCTACCGCTACTTTCAGATGGGAACGCTCAACGGACGGTTCATCTTGGACAGCTATTACAGGTGAAACATCATCGAATTATAAGATCAAAACGGCAGATGTAAGTATGTATTTACGCTCCGTTGCTACGGGAACATTGTTTTATAACGGAGTCGCAACTAGCTCCGCCACAGCTAAAGTCACACCTTTAGGCGGGAATAGCGCAGTAACAGTAAAAATCAAAACAGCAAATGATTTGGTTGCAATATCAGCGGGATTTGGCACATCCGCCTATCCGGTTGATGGGAAATACGAGTTATCAGCGGATATTGATATGAATGATGTGACATTTTCAGCAATCGGTGGAGGCACCACGGCAACTCCATTTATTGGTACATTTAACGGAAGAGGTTATACAATACGAAATCTAAAAATTTCGAGCAGCAACAACAACACTGGCTTCTTCGCTTATTTAGGTGCAGGCAGCAGAGTTGTAAATCTTAAATTAGTGAATGTTGATATTACCGGAAGCAATAGCACAGGTGCCATTGCCGGGACTTCTTCTGGAACAATTGAAAATAGCTATGTGGATGGAAAGGTAACCGGTAGTGGGTACACAGGCGGTATTGTAGGTTTGCTCTATGCGGGCACCTTGCAAAATTCTTTCGTATCCGCAGAAGTTAGTGGGAAAACAGTTGGAGGCTTGATTGGAGGCACCAATTATAACAATTCAGGTTCGCCTATTTCCAAACCAGATACGACAACGGGAAATGTTATTATTAATAACTTTGTGAAGGGGACGGTCACAGGGCTTGTCGGAGGCCAATATTTCGCTGCTGTTGTTGGTGATATGGGTGGTTCTTCAGGCAGTCTGCTCAAAACCTTGAATGGCAATATTGTGACCAATACAGTAAATGAGGTAACACCTGGTAAAATAGCGGGCTATTGGTCTGGCAGCAGGCCGATCATCGATTCAAATCAGGTCAACTACTATGACAGTAGCAAGTTAACCACAAGTGGACTGCCTTCAAGTATCTCCCCTGTTTTTGTAGGAAAAACGGCTTCTGATCTTGCACAAAAAACAGCTTTTGAGGCCTTGGGATGGGACTTTACAATCGCTTGGGATTGGGATGCAATTAAAAATGTTCCCGTACCCAAAACGATTATTATTGGCGGCGAAGAAGAAGATGAGTTTGCCCTAACTGTAGATGGAGGAACCATTACGGTAGACGGAAATGCGGTAGACAGTCCTGTACAGATTAAAGAGGACTCACAAGTTACTGTAAGTGCTACTGTTCCAGAGGGACAACGCTTTGTAAGATGGACTGCGACAGGTCTTACGAATGAGAGTTATACAGCAAATCCATTAACATTTACGATGCCGGTAAATCAAGTTACATTAAAGGCTGAGTATGAAAACATAACAATCATAAACGTTGATTTGAGCGATCTTATGGTGGGAGGCACGACAGTAAGCGGATTTAGCGCCAACACAACGAGCTACACGGTGAATGTGCCAAACAACCAATCTTCCTTAACGGTTACGGCTATCGCGGTAGATGCGAAAGCTACTGTTGCAATTGCAGGCGGTGACAATCTGGTCGTAGGAGACAACACCGTAACGGTTACCGTAACGGCAGAAGATGGAGAGACAACGAAGGTTTACACGATTATCGTAAAACGAGCGGCTGCCCAAGGGGGCGGCGGAATTGTAACGCCTGTCCAAGATAACAAACAAACGTTGCCTGCCGGCACCGGCGGCACGGCCCAGTTTACGAATAATGCCGTTACGATTACGGTTCCTGCCGGAGCAACGGAGAAACAATTGACAATTACAGTTGATAAGGTGTTGAATACTTCGCAGCTCTTAAGCAATAAAGACGTTCTTCTTAGCCCGGTGTATGAAATTTTGAAAAGCTTTACGGAAAATTTCTTGAAGCCGATCACTCTTACCATCACGTTCGATCCGAAAACGATCGGCGCGAATCAAATCGCATCTCTCTTCTATTATGATGAGGCGAAAAAGGGTTGGGTGGAAATCGGAGGCAAGGTGAGTGGCGACCGGATTACAGCGGAAGTCAATCATTTCACGAAGTTCGCGGTATTCGCCGTAGATACGAAGGTTGAAGAAAGTCCCGAAAACAAACCTGAAGAAAACGTGGAAGTGAAGTTCAGCGATATTGCAGGCCACTGGGCGGAAGCAAGCATTAAGCAAGTAGCTGCTCAGGGCATTGTCGGAGGCTATGCCGACGGTACATTCAAGCCGAAGAGCGAGGTTACCCGCGCTGAGTTTGCGGTCTTGCTGGCCCGTATGCTGAAGCTGCAAGGAAACGGAGCTGCTTTGAAGTTTACCGATAATTCAAGCATCGGCGCATGGGCGAAGCAAGAGATCGCACAGGCTGTGCAAGCCGGAATCGTGAATGGTTACGGGGATGGCAGCTTCAGACCGAACGCTAAGATTAGCCGCGCCGAGATGGTGGCGATGATAGCAAATGCGCTTGGACTCGCTAAGAAAGCCAATGCGGTGACCGCGTTCGCAGATGACGCCGAGATTCCGGCATGGACGAAAGCGGCGGTTGCGGCTACTGTGGAGAACGGTATCGTTCAAGGCGTCAGCGGCAACAAATTTGCACCTAAACAAACGGCAACAAGAGCCGAGGCGGCGGTAGTCCTGCTTAAAGCTCTCGCGTTCGCCAGCAAGTAA
- a CDS encoding MerR family transcriptional regulator, producing the protein MRIKQFTEKYGISGDTARYYEDEGLLQPLRLENGYRDYDEGCEQALKFIIVLKKLGFSLQEIKSMLQLQQSPSSTPCNVNSQSMFTVKMDYIRQQVLFYQSALKALELVTELMENGQFQKNQQMLNQLFNEMYSSMNSGINS; encoded by the coding sequence ATGCGGATCAAGCAATTTACAGAGAAGTATGGGATTTCTGGAGATACAGCTAGATATTATGAGGATGAAGGCTTGCTGCAGCCGCTTCGTTTGGAGAATGGATATCGTGATTATGATGAGGGCTGTGAGCAAGCGTTAAAGTTTATTATAGTGCTTAAGAAATTAGGATTTTCCTTACAAGAAATAAAATCCATGCTGCAGCTGCAGCAAAGCCCGAGTTCCACACCGTGCAATGTAAACTCGCAGTCCATGTTCACCGTCAAAATGGATTACATTAGACAACAAGTTTTATTTTATCAATCAGCGCTTAAGGCGTTAGAACTGGTTACAGAGTTAATGGAGAACGGACAATTTCAGAAGAATCAGCAAATGCTCAATCAATTATTCAATGAAATGTACAGCAGTATGAATAGCGGAATTAATTCTTAG
- a CDS encoding MBL fold metallo-hydrolase: MKVRKISNHITKLEVGIGLKFSAWLVQGEDGVTIIDTGLPFMGKAILREAKKLGKVTAVLLTHGHGDHVGGLSYIAKEARIPVYAHKVELKYIEGKEPFPGKKKPEHLVEVGLVKPLPTDENHQLVPIQGLIPYHTPGHSPGHVVYYHPEDSVLISGDLFTSKRGKLQKPLKMFTPNMSEAIASGAIVRELKPSLVSITHSKDVYHAFDHIDQYLQQS, from the coding sequence ATGAAGGTGCGGAAAATTTCTAATCATATTACGAAGCTTGAGGTAGGGATAGGCCTTAAATTTAGCGCATGGCTTGTACAAGGTGAAGACGGTGTGACCATTATTGATACAGGTCTGCCATTTATGGGAAAGGCCATTTTGCGAGAAGCGAAGAAGCTTGGAAAGGTAACGGCTGTCTTACTGACACATGGGCATGGCGATCATGTTGGGGGCTTGTCTTACATTGCTAAGGAGGCACGCATTCCTGTATATGCACACAAGGTGGAGCTTAAATATATTGAGGGGAAGGAACCATTTCCTGGCAAAAAAAAGCCGGAGCATCTGGTTGAGGTTGGTCTCGTAAAGCCGCTTCCAACTGACGAGAACCATCAGTTAGTGCCGATACAAGGACTTATTCCGTATCATACACCAGGACATTCTCCTGGACATGTGGTCTATTATCACCCCGAAGATTCCGTATTAATTAGCGGGGATTTGTTCACCTCCAAGCGAGGGAAGCTGCAGAAGCCTTTAAAGATGTTTACACCCAATATGAGCGAAGCGATTGCTAGCGGCGCAATTGTTAGAGAACTAAAGCCAAGTCTTGTCAGCATTACACACAGCAAGGATGTTTACCATGCCTTTGACCATATTGATCAGTATTTACAGCAGAGCTAG
- a CDS encoding ABC transporter substrate-binding protein — MRMRKSGVIILLFALILTMLSACGGSKKNEETSSPSKSNEQEGQKKEAIKADFFYDNPAWTDYLKEINPILLKNSNTELKAVPYNEPTSFQTAVRVGFTTDNAADIFKWWNGYQMKDLVDAGHLADMTDEWKAMIADGVDPAMADTLTFDGKIYGIPAGVHYWVMFYNKKVFEKYSLQPPTTWDEFLSINETLKTNGVTPIGTTTIDVWNGFLWFEEFMVRSYPDVYAKLVVGEAKYTDPEVVEAMTTWESFYNKGYFAKPLDFQNEIAPAFAKEQFAMFMMGSWYSDYFKGAGMEPGTDFGSFILPAINPAAGNVVISEVTPFLVSEKSKHKEDAIKAVVALTKKEANEKVLSLYGGVPIRKDIESKDPIINGLVNEITAGQYKTITRFWEATPSELSEYASSEFIRFMHNPDQLNLVLENIQKKADQYWAEHK; from the coding sequence ATGAGAATGAGGAAGAGTGGGGTTATAATATTATTGTTTGCGTTGATTCTAACCATGCTCTCTGCATGCGGTGGAAGTAAGAAGAATGAAGAGACGAGCTCGCCATCAAAGAGCAATGAACAAGAGGGCCAGAAGAAAGAAGCCATTAAAGCAGATTTTTTCTATGACAATCCAGCTTGGACAGACTACTTGAAGGAAATCAATCCGATTCTATTAAAGAATAGCAATACGGAATTGAAGGCTGTGCCTTATAATGAGCCTACTTCTTTTCAAACGGCTGTACGTGTCGGTTTTACAACCGATAATGCGGCCGATATCTTTAAATGGTGGAATGGCTACCAGATGAAGGATCTTGTCGATGCAGGACATCTTGCGGATATGACGGATGAATGGAAGGCAATGATCGCTGACGGAGTGGATCCAGCGATGGCCGATACCTTAACCTTCGATGGAAAAATTTACGGAATCCCGGCTGGTGTTCACTACTGGGTTATGTTCTACAATAAGAAGGTATTCGAGAAATATAGCTTGCAGCCACCGACAACCTGGGATGAGTTCTTGAGCATTAACGAAACGTTGAAGACGAATGGTGTGACTCCAATTGGCACAACGACAATTGATGTATGGAATGGTTTTCTCTGGTTCGAGGAATTCATGGTCCGTAGCTATCCAGATGTCTATGCTAAACTAGTCGTTGGAGAGGCGAAATATACAGATCCTGAAGTTGTTGAAGCGATGACGACTTGGGAATCGTTCTACAATAAAGGATATTTCGCTAAGCCTCTAGATTTCCAGAATGAAATTGCACCAGCCTTTGCCAAAGAGCAATTTGCGATGTTTATGATGGGAAGCTGGTACTCGGACTACTTCAAAGGAGCAGGAATGGAGCCAGGGACAGATTTTGGTTCGTTCATACTGCCAGCGATCAATCCTGCTGCGGGCAATGTCGTCATCTCAGAGGTTACTCCGTTCCTGGTTTCAGAGAAATCTAAGCATAAAGAAGACGCTATTAAAGCCGTGGTAGCCTTGACTAAGAAAGAAGCAAATGAAAAGGTGCTTTCGCTCTATGGTGGAGTGCCGATTCGTAAGGATATTGAATCCAAGGATCCGATTATTAATGGCTTGGTAAACGAAATTACAGCGGGACAATACAAGACGATTACTCGTTTCTGGGAGGCAACTCCATCTGAGCTTTCCGAATATGCATCCAGTGAATTTATTCGCTTCATGCACAATCCGGACCAGTTGAATCTTGTACTTGAGAACATACAGAAGAAGGCCGACCAATATTGGGCCGAGCATAAATAG